The Candidatus Latescibacterota bacterium genome has a window encoding:
- a CDS encoding adenylosuccinate synthase, with amino-acid sequence MSATVILGGQWGDEGKAKVVDFLMPHHDVVIRFQGGANAGHTVVTDVGKFAFHQIPSGLLYPEITGLLGNGMVIDPFGFLEELRDLISRGIDISHRLFISSAAHVVMPQHKLLDNLLESELKKDSIGSTKKGIGPAYSDKYTRRGMRMGDFLLPTDKLHELITEIVESANRQIKLLGAPPLSPKKVAADLINIRELLSQMIIDSQELVFKWKREGKRIMLEGAQGTLLDIDHGTYPFVTSSSCSIGGAMTGSGLAASDIDRVIGIFKAYTTRVGNGPFPTELDGDDGKYLADKGNEFGTTTGRPRRCGWLDLVAARYAVQLNGLSEIALTKLDVLEGMEKVKVCTAYELDGKRIGYFPQNAGMLSRCKPVLEEFPGWEGNGDESGDYDALPENARKYVEMLEERLEVKASFISHGPERKKTIIRDGF; translated from the coding sequence ATGTCAGCTACGGTAATACTGGGTGGTCAGTGGGGAGATGAGGGGAAGGCAAAGGTAGTCGATTTCCTCATGCCGCACCACGATGTCGTGATACGGTTCCAGGGGGGCGCGAATGCCGGCCATACCGTAGTGACTGATGTGGGAAAGTTCGCTTTTCATCAGATCCCGTCAGGACTTCTTTATCCGGAGATCACAGGCCTGCTTGGAAATGGGATGGTGATAGATCCCTTCGGATTTCTCGAAGAGCTTCGTGACCTGATCTCAAGAGGGATAGATATCAGCCATCGTCTTTTCATCAGTTCAGCGGCCCATGTGGTCATGCCCCAGCACAAACTCCTCGACAATCTGCTTGAATCCGAGCTGAAAAAGGACAGTATCGGCTCCACAAAGAAGGGTATAGGCCCTGCCTACTCAGACAAATACACGAGACGCGGGATGAGGATGGGGGATTTCCTGCTTCCCACCGACAAGCTTCATGAATTGATAACCGAAATTGTTGAAAGCGCCAACAGGCAGATCAAGTTGCTGGGAGCGCCTCCTCTTTCACCGAAGAAAGTAGCCGCCGACCTGATAAACATCAGGGAACTCCTTTCGCAGATGATCATTGATTCTCAGGAACTGGTTTTCAAGTGGAAGCGCGAGGGTAAAAGGATCATGCTCGAGGGTGCCCAGGGGACCCTTCTGGATATAGACCATGGGACGTATCCGTTTGTCACTTCGAGTTCGTGTTCGATAGGTGGAGCGATGACAGGAAGCGGACTGGCAGCTTCGGATATCGACAGGGTGATCGGGATCTTCAAGGCCTATACGACCCGTGTGGGGAATGGCCCATTTCCGACCGAGCTTGACGGGGATGACGGGAAATATCTTGCGGATAAGGGGAACGAGTTCGGTACGACGACAGGTCGTCCACGAAGATGCGGCTGGCTCGACCTGGTCGCGGCAAGATACGCCGTCCAATTGAACGGACTCTCAGAGATCGCGTTGACGAAGCTCGACGTCCTGGAAGGTATGGAGAAAGTGAAGGTATGTACGGCCTACGAACTGGACGGTAAGAGGATCGGATATTTCCCGCAGAACGCGGGAATGCTGTCGAGGTGCAAGCCTGTCCTGGAAGAATTTCCCGGTTGGGAAGGAAACGGCGACGAGAGTGGCGATTATGATGCGTTGCCAGAAAACGCCAGGAAATATGTCGAGATGCTCGAGGAGAGGCTTGAGGTAAAGGCATCGTTCATATCGCACGGACCCGAGCGCAAGAAGACTATCATAAGGGACGGCTTCTAA
- the yihA gene encoding ribosome biogenesis GTP-binding protein YihA/YsxC: MKIKSLNLAATELSLTRFPKTSMREVAIAGRSNVGKSSLLNTLLSRKNIARVSRAPGKTRTVNFFLINDRFHLVDLPGYGYAKVSKVMRAEWNGIIRKYLAERENLSGVIQLIDSRHPPTRDDLEMIQNLVDGERKFLIVFTKADKIRGNAKAKMLKEFRSYFDGFSIGRFTGGPDQEEFEIPMVLSSAKTGLGRDDIWRWIASRL, encoded by the coding sequence GTGAAGATAAAAAGTCTCAATCTGGCAGCCACCGAACTGAGCCTCACAAGGTTTCCCAAAACCTCGATGCGGGAAGTCGCTATAGCGGGACGGTCCAATGTGGGCAAATCGTCCCTGCTCAACACCCTTCTTTCCAGAAAGAACATAGCCAGAGTCAGCAGGGCCCCTGGGAAGACCCGCACTGTGAATTTTTTCCTCATCAACGACAGGTTCCACCTGGTCGATCTTCCCGGCTACGGTTACGCAAAGGTGTCAAAGGTGATGCGAGCCGAATGGAACGGTATTATCAGAAAATATCTGGCTGAGAGGGAAAACCTCTCAGGAGTGATCCAGCTGATCGATTCGAGACACCCTCCAACAAGGGACGATCTTGAGATGATCCAGAACCTTGTCGACGGTGAAAGGAAATTTCTGATAGTATTTACCAAAGCCGATAAGATCAGAGGAAACGCGAAGGCAAAAATGCTGAAGGAATTTCGTTCGTATTTTGATGGTTTCTCGATAGGCCGCTTCACAGGAGGGCCGGATCAGGAAGAATTCGAGATACCGATGGTGTTATCTTCGGCGAAAACAGGTTTGGGGCGCGACGATATCTGGAGATGGATCGCGTCCAGGCTTTGA
- a CDS encoding aminotransferase class V-fold PLP-dependent enzyme, whose translation MTQSKKTILLLTPGPVHIQSKAWAGLEHIHHRTERFREIVRESSTLTGVLAGTSRDVFFLTASGSGAMESAICNLTVPGTSVMTVSGGKFGDRWTELARAFGCDVDPVLFDPGKRIDISTILDRMKKKTPEVITLAHVESSTGLLLELRELLESLPEPRPLVVLDAVASLGSEEIRMDEWGIDLLVSAGQKALAAPPGISLVIASEKAACVYKKNDNRKYYFSYGRYEEGMSTMDTPFTPAVQSLQIMHDSLLKMKNDGVEKARNRHSVFAQAFLRAASILGLRSFPEVPSASVQALRMPPEVIADEILSYLVDEKGLMLTGGQGELKGKVIRTGFLGVHCGGVIRSLVEGLAGALREQGLDGDLDRALDELSVLKTWPDSPLRKL comes from the coding sequence ATGACTCAATCGAAAAAAACTATACTACTTCTTACTCCTGGCCCGGTCCATATCCAATCCAAAGCATGGGCAGGTCTCGAACATATTCATCACAGGACTGAACGGTTCAGGGAAATAGTCCGAGAATCCAGCACGTTGACAGGAGTCCTTGCAGGGACTTCGAGGGACGTATTTTTTCTGACCGCTTCAGGTTCGGGCGCGATGGAATCGGCCATCTGCAATCTTACTGTTCCAGGTACAAGTGTCATGACTGTCTCCGGAGGAAAATTCGGGGACAGATGGACAGAGCTGGCCCGGGCCTTTGGCTGCGACGTCGATCCTGTACTTTTTGATCCCGGAAAGAGGATCGATATCTCCACCATCCTCGACAGGATGAAGAAGAAGACGCCTGAAGTCATTACTCTGGCTCATGTGGAATCGTCGACAGGGCTGCTTCTCGAGCTCAGGGAGCTTCTTGAATCCCTGCCAGAACCGCGGCCACTGGTCGTCCTCGATGCTGTCGCTTCCCTTGGAAGCGAGGAGATCAGGATGGACGAATGGGGGATAGACCTGCTGGTTTCGGCCGGGCAGAAGGCCCTGGCCGCCCCTCCGGGAATAAGCCTTGTGATCGCAAGTGAAAAAGCTGCGTGTGTCTACAAAAAGAACGATAACAGGAAATATTATTTTTCATATGGGCGGTATGAGGAAGGGATGTCGACAATGGATACTCCTTTCACGCCAGCTGTCCAGTCCCTGCAGATCATGCATGATTCACTTCTTAAGATGAAGAACGATGGTGTCGAGAAGGCCAGGAACAGGCATTCAGTCTTCGCGCAGGCTTTTCTACGGGCGGCGTCAATTTTGGGGCTGAGAAGCTTTCCTGAAGTCCCCTCTGCATCCGTACAGGCTCTCAGGATGCCGCCAGAAGTGATCGCGGATGAAATACTTTCGTATCTTGTGGATGAAAAGGGGCTTATGCTGACAGGAGGCCAGGGTGAGCTGAAGGGGAAGGTGATCCGTACAGGGTTTCTCGGAGTTCATTGCGGCGGAGTCATCAGGAGCCTGGTCGAAGGACTCGCCGGTGCTCTTCGCGAGCAGGGGCTGGACGGGGACCTGGACAGAGCCCTGGACGAGCTTTCAGTCCTTAAAACCTGGCCCGACAGTCCCCTGAGGAAACTTTGA